The Novosphingobium terrae genome has a window encoding:
- the rsmH gene encoding 16S rRNA (cytosine(1402)-N(4))-methyltransferase RsmH, with amino-acid sequence MSPELDPALDPVALTPADAPHIPVLIAEVIAALAPRPGAVVVDGTFGAGGYTRALLAAGATVHAFDRDPDAIRNGRLWPEAQGENPRLILHPRRFSEMAEALAEAGVRQVDGVTLDIGVSSMQLDQAERGFSFSMDAALDMRMEQDGPSAADFVNTADEAEIADVLFRYGEERQSRRVARFIVGARPIETTGQLANIIRRALGHKPHMPKDPATRSFQAIRIHVNDELGELEAAMSAAEALLAPEGKLAIVSFHSLEDRMVKQYLKAASGDVPATSRYVPVAAEAPPAVFTKVSKAIRPSQEELDRNPRARSATLRHATRTTTPARLRRSA; translated from the coding sequence ATGAGCCCCGAACTCGATCCCGCGCTCGATCCCGTCGCGCTCACCCCCGCCGACGCCCCGCATATTCCCGTGCTGATCGCTGAGGTGATTGCCGCCCTTGCACCGCGCCCCGGCGCCGTGGTGGTCGATGGCACCTTCGGGGCGGGCGGCTACACCCGCGCCCTGCTGGCGGCGGGCGCGACCGTGCATGCCTTCGATCGCGACCCCGATGCGATCCGCAATGGCCGCCTCTGGCCCGAGGCGCAGGGCGAGAACCCGCGCCTGATCCTGCACCCCCGCCGCTTCTCTGAAATGGCCGAAGCGCTGGCCGAGGCAGGCGTGCGCCAAGTCGACGGCGTCACGCTGGACATCGGCGTCTCCTCGATGCAGCTCGATCAGGCGGAGCGTGGCTTCAGCTTTTCGATGGATGCCGCGCTCGATATGCGGATGGAACAGGACGGCCCCAGCGCCGCCGATTTCGTCAACACGGCGGATGAAGCCGAAATCGCCGACGTGCTCTTCCGCTACGGCGAGGAGCGCCAGTCGCGCCGTGTCGCGCGTTTCATCGTCGGCGCGCGCCCCATCGAGACCACCGGGCAACTGGCGAACATCATTCGCCGCGCGCTGGGCCACAAGCCGCATATGCCCAAAGACCCGGCAACGCGCAGCTTTCAGGCGATCCGCATCCATGTGAACGACGAGCTGGGCGAGCTGGAGGCGGCCATGTCCGCCGCCGAGGCTCTGCTGGCGCCCGAGGGCAAGTTGGCCATCGTCAGCTTCCACAGTCTGGAAGACCGCATGGTCAAGCAGTACCTCAAGGCGGCCAGCGGCGATGTGCCCGCCACCTCGCGCTATGTGCCCGTCGCTGCCGAGGCACCGCCCGCGGTCTTCACCAAGGTTTCCAAAGCCATTCGTCCTTCGCAGGAGGAGCTGGACCGCAATCCGCGTGCCCGCTCCGCCACCTTGCGCCACGCCACCCGCACCACCACTCCCGCGCGACTTCGGAGGTCCGCATGA
- a CDS encoding DUF4163 domain-containing protein has translation MRVWQALAMGAITACLAASTGLAAPAKILPPGRSISIANPLYSFDYEYPAAAGRIPALKAWLDKDAANHRSNIAGQAKDARDEARKDKITYISYDSSTGWQVVTDLPGWLSLSGMEEEFTGGAHPNHGPTALLWNKKAGRQVKALDMFDTAALSAAIQAPFCAALNKEREERRGEPVKPDSTDDFDACIDPLKEVLILGSADHAHFTRIGILIGPYEAGPYAEGDYDITLKVTPEVLAAVKPAWRSAFAVSR, from the coding sequence ATGCGGGTCTGGCAGGCACTTGCGATGGGCGCGATCACGGCGTGCCTTGCAGCATCCACAGGCCTTGCGGCGCCTGCGAAAATCCTGCCGCCGGGGCGCTCGATCAGCATCGCCAATCCGCTCTACAGCTTCGATTACGAATATCCCGCTGCCGCCGGTCGCATTCCGGCCTTGAAGGCATGGCTGGACAAGGATGCCGCCAACCACCGTAGCAACATCGCCGGGCAGGCGAAGGATGCCCGCGACGAGGCCCGTAAGGACAAGATCACCTACATCAGCTATGATTCCAGCACCGGCTGGCAGGTGGTGACCGATCTGCCGGGCTGGCTCAGCCTGTCGGGCATGGAAGAAGAGTTCACCGGCGGCGCTCACCCCAACCACGGTCCCACCGCCCTGCTGTGGAACAAGAAGGCGGGCAGACAGGTGAAGGCGCTCGACATGTTCGACACCGCAGCCCTCTCTGCGGCCATTCAGGCGCCTTTCTGCGCGGCGCTCAACAAGGAGCGCGAGGAACGGCGCGGCGAACCCGTCAAGCCCGACAGCACCGATGATTTCGACGCCTGCATCGATCCGCTGAAAGAGGTGCTGATCCTGGGCAGCGCGGACCACGCCCATTTCACCCGCATCGGCATCCTGATCGGCCCCTATGAGGCCGGCCCCTATGCCGAGGGCGATTATGACATCACCCTGAAGGTGACGCCCGAGGTGCTGGCCGCTGTGAAACCGGCGTGGCGCTCTGCCTTTGCCGTAAGCCGGTAG
- a CDS encoding cysteine synthase A, which produces MTATPPVPPVQSSTLDLIGNTPLVLLKGPSEAAGCEIWGKCEFANPGQSVKDRAALWIVRDAEARGILKPGGTIVEGTAGNTGIGLALVANALGYKTIIVMPETQSREKMDTLRALRAELVLVPAAPFSNPGHFVHTSRRLAEETEGAIWANQFDNIANRKAHIESTAPEIWAQMDGRIDGFTCAAGTGGTLAGTGMGLKAFDENITIALTDPHGAALYNYFACGELKAEGNSVAEGIGQARITANLDGAPVDTQFRISDAEGLVWVEKLLADEGLALGLSSGINVAGAVALGRQLVAQGRKDVRVATILCDTGFRYLSTLFNRNWLEAKGLPVFPWLS; this is translated from the coding sequence ATGACTGCAACGCCCCCCGTTCCGCCCGTTCAATCCTCCACGCTCGATCTGATCGGCAACACGCCGCTGGTGCTTCTGAAGGGCCCCAGCGAGGCGGCGGGCTGCGAGATCTGGGGCAAGTGCGAATTCGCCAACCCGGGGCAGAGCGTGAAGGATCGCGCCGCTTTGTGGATTGTGCGCGATGCCGAGGCGCGCGGCATTTTGAAGCCCGGCGGCACCATTGTGGAGGGCACGGCGGGCAACACCGGCATCGGTCTGGCGCTGGTGGCCAATGCGCTGGGCTACAAGACGATCATCGTCATGCCCGAGACGCAATCGCGGGAAAAGATGGACACGCTGCGCGCGCTGCGGGCCGAGCTGGTGCTGGTGCCGGCGGCGCCCTTCAGCAATCCGGGCCATTTCGTGCATACCTCGCGCCGTCTGGCCGAGGAGACGGAGGGTGCGATCTGGGCCAACCAGTTCGACAACATCGCCAACCGCAAGGCGCATATCGAATCGACCGCGCCGGAAATCTGGGCACAGATGGATGGCCGCATCGATGGCTTCACCTGCGCGGCGGGCACCGGCGGCACGCTGGCGGGCACCGGCATGGGCCTGAAGGCCTTCGATGAAAACATCACCATCGCCCTGACCGACCCACATGGTGCCGCGCTCTACAATTACTTCGCCTGCGGAGAGCTGAAGGCCGAGGGCAACAGCGTGGCCGAGGGCATCGGTCAGGCGCGCATCACCGCCAATCTGGATGGCGCTCCGGTGGACACGCAGTTCCGCATTTCGGATGCCGAAGGTCTGGTCTGGGTGGAGAAGCTGCTGGCCGATGAAGGTCTGGCGCTGGGTCTGTCGAGCGGGATCAATGTGGCAGGCGCGGTGGCGCTGGGTCGCCAGCTGGTGGCGCAAGGCCGCAAGGATGTCCGCGTGGCGACCATCCTGTGTGACACGGGTTTCCGCTATCTTTCCACGCTGTTCAATCGGAACTGGTTGGAAGCGAAGGGCTTACCGGTCTTCCCCTGGCTGTCATAA
- the map gene encoding type I methionyl aminopeptidase: protein MNRYQYVDAATTPLRDGTIKLHGPEGFEGMRKAGRLAAEILDALAPIVVPGVTTGQLDDVVRQMTLDAGAVPATLGYRGYAHSCCTSINNVICHGIPGDRVLKDGDIINIDVTPLLDGWHGDTSRMYLVGDVPLKARRLVDVTYECLMIGVNMAKPGVTLGDIGYAIQRHAEAHRYGVVRDFCGHGVGRLFHDSPEVVHVGTPGTGPELREGMFFTIEPMINLGKPGVKMMDDGWTAVTRDRSLSAQFEHSIGITADGCEIFTESPKGLHKPPY, encoded by the coding sequence ATGAACCGCTACCAATATGTCGACGCCGCCACGACCCCTCTGCGTGACGGCACCATCAAGCTGCACGGCCCCGAAGGCTTCGAGGGGATGCGCAAGGCCGGTCGCCTCGCGGCGGAAATCCTCGATGCGCTGGCGCCCATCGTGGTGCCGGGTGTCACCACCGGCCAGCTCGACGATGTGGTGCGCCAGATGACTCTGGATGCTGGCGCGGTGCCCGCGACTCTGGGCTATCGCGGTTACGCGCACAGCTGCTGCACCTCGATCAACAATGTGATCTGCCACGGCATTCCCGGCGATCGCGTGCTGAAAGATGGCGATATCATCAACATCGACGTGACCCCGCTGCTCGACGGCTGGCACGGCGACACCAGCCGCATGTACCTCGTCGGCGATGTGCCGCTGAAGGCGCGCCGTCTGGTCGATGTGACCTACGAATGCCTGATGATTGGCGTGAACATGGCCAAGCCGGGCGTGACTCTGGGCGACATTGGCTATGCCATCCAGCGCCACGCCGAAGCACACCGCTATGGCGTGGTGCGCGACTTCTGCGGCCACGGCGTGGGCCGCCTGTTCCACGATTCGCCCGAGGTGGTGCATGTCGGCACGCCCGGCACCGGGCCTGAGCTGCGCGAGGGTATGTTCTTCACCATCGAGCCCATGATCAACCTCGGCAAGCCCGGCGTGAAGATGATGGATGACGGCTGGACGGCCGTGACGCGGGATCGGTCCCTGTCGGCGCAGTTTGAGCATTCGATCGGGATTACCGCTGACGGGTGCGAGATCTTCACGGAGTCGCCGAAGGGGCTGCATAAGCCGCCTTATTGA
- the ccmA gene encoding heme ABC exporter ATP-binding protein CcmA: MQTAALIAWELSCRRGDRWLFHGLDLRLEQGEALHLTGPNGAGKTSLMRMLAGLLRPSPSLSPRDPAKAGSIAWEGTIALADERPALDPAQPLGKALAFWRGIDGPRDLPLERLGLDTLLDVPVRYLSTGQKKRAALARLIGQNAQNWLLDEPLNGLDVAGVALIEELVAEHCAQGGSAIVTSHQPIRLPGEKRLNIADYAL; this comes from the coding sequence ATGCAAACCGCTGCCCTTATTGCCTGGGAACTGTCCTGCCGCCGGGGCGACCGCTGGCTGTTCCACGGCCTCGACCTCAGGCTGGAACAGGGCGAGGCGCTGCATCTGACAGGCCCCAACGGCGCGGGTAAAACCTCGCTGATGCGAATGCTGGCGGGGCTGCTGCGCCCCTCCCCCAGCCTGTCGCCGCGCGATCCGGCCAAGGCTGGCAGCATTGCGTGGGAAGGCACCATCGCACTGGCCGATGAACGCCCCGCGCTCGACCCTGCGCAACCGCTGGGCAAGGCGCTCGCCTTCTGGCGTGGCATCGATGGCCCGCGCGACTTGCCGCTGGAACGGCTCGGGCTGGACACGCTGCTCGATGTGCCCGTGCGCTACCTCTCCACCGGCCAGAAGAAGCGCGCCGCGCTGGCGAGGCTGATCGGCCAGAACGCGCAGAACTGGCTGCTGGACGAGCCGCTTAACGGCCTCGATGTGGCGGGCGTCGCCCTGATCGAAGAGCTTGTGGCCGAACACTGCGCGCAAGGCGGCAGCGCCATCGTCACCTCACACCAGCCCATCCGCCTGCCGGGCGAAAAGCGCCTGAACATCGCGGATTACGCCCTGTGA
- a CDS encoding DNA-3-methyladenine glycosylase family protein, which produces MGLSAAAIRTGLDAIAAKTPAIGEAITRVGYPEPRIRNRGYATMLRTIVGQQVSVAAASSMWTKLTGTLGEDIPPDLLLAADFDALRACGLSRQKQSYARSLCELVLAGEVDFDALPADDEEAITLLTQIKGIGRWSAEIYLLFAEGRADIWPAGDLAVQVGLGKLLSMEERPSEKLTRELAEGWRPYRGAAAIFTWHCYNNAAL; this is translated from the coding sequence ATGGGCCTGAGTGCCGCCGCCATCCGCACCGGGCTGGACGCCATCGCCGCCAAAACCCCCGCCATCGGCGAAGCCATCACCCGCGTCGGCTATCCCGAGCCGCGCATCCGCAACCGCGGCTATGCCACCATGCTACGCACCATCGTGGGCCAGCAGGTGAGCGTGGCGGCGGCCTCCTCCATGTGGACCAAGCTGACGGGCACTTTGGGCGAGGATATTCCGCCAGACCTGCTGCTGGCCGCCGATTTCGATGCGCTGCGGGCCTGCGGGCTGTCTCGGCAGAAGCAGAGCTATGCACGCTCACTGTGCGAGCTGGTGCTGGCCGGTGAGGTCGATTTCGATGCCCTGCCCGCCGACGATGAGGAGGCCATCACGCTGCTGACGCAGATCAAGGGCATCGGCCGCTGGTCCGCCGAGATCTACCTGCTGTTCGCGGAAGGCCGCGCAGACATCTGGCCTGCCGGTGATCTGGCGGTGCAGGTGGGGCTGGGCAAGCTCTTGAGCATGGAAGAGCGCCCGAGCGAAAAGCTGACTCGCGAATTGGCGGAAGGGTGGCGGCCTTATCGTGGGGCAGCGGCGATTTTTACATGGCACTGCTATAACAATGCGGCTTTGTAA
- a CDS encoding 2Fe-2S iron-sulfur cluster-binding protein, giving the protein MPKITVVGQSGDTREIEATVGTTLMEAIRDNGFDEMLALCGGCCSCATCHVFVDAAFADKLPPVSADEDDLLDSSDERNATSRLSCQLPITEDLDGLTVTIAPEG; this is encoded by the coding sequence ATGCCCAAGATCACGGTCGTCGGCCAGAGTGGTGACACGCGCGAGATCGAAGCCACCGTCGGCACCACGCTGATGGAAGCGATTCGCGACAATGGTTTCGATGAGATGCTGGCGCTGTGCGGCGGCTGCTGCTCCTGCGCGACGTGCCATGTGTTTGTCGATGCCGCTTTTGCCGACAAGCTGCCGCCCGTCAGCGCCGACGAGGACGATCTGCTGGACAGCAGCGATGAGCGCAACGCCACCTCGCGCTTGTCGTGCCAGCTGCCGATCACCGAGGATCTGGACGGCCTGACCGTCACCATCGCGCCCGAGGGCTGA
- a CDS encoding heme exporter protein CcmB yields MTGALLAILRRDLARLLRGAHGGALGSGIALPILFFLAVAIIFPFAVGPDPRLLARVGGGVIWVAALLAAILPLDRLVEPDIEMGFFDQWALRGIAEEGVIAMRVIAHWLSFAPALMLATLPAGALLGLDGAQLGMVELGLLAGTPGLAALGVMVAAITAGLKGGAALAGLLVIPLAVPILIFGAGALASGGGSGIALCGAASLVLVALAPFAGAGAIRAGR; encoded by the coding sequence GTGACCGGCGCCCTCCTCGCCATCCTGCGCCGCGACCTCGCCCGCCTGCTGCGCGGCGCCCATGGCGGCGCGCTTGGCAGCGGCATCGCCCTGCCCATCCTGTTCTTCCTCGCTGTCGCCATCATCTTCCCCTTCGCCGTCGGGCCCGATCCGCGCCTGCTCGCCCGCGTGGGCGGCGGGGTGATCTGGGTCGCCGCGCTGCTGGCCGCCATCCTCCCGCTCGACCGCCTTGTCGAACCCGACATCGAGATGGGCTTCTTCGACCAATGGGCCCTGCGCGGCATCGCCGAGGAAGGCGTGATCGCCATGCGCGTGATCGCCCACTGGCTCAGCTTCGCCCCCGCGCTGATGCTGGCCACCCTGCCCGCCGGAGCGCTGCTGGGCCTCGACGGCGCGCAACTGGGTATGGTGGAACTGGGCCTGCTGGCGGGTACACCGGGTTTGGCGGCTTTGGGCGTGATGGTCGCTGCGATCACGGCGGGTCTTAAAGGCGGCGCCGCGCTGGCCGGGCTGCTGGTGATCCCTCTGGCGGTGCCGATCCTGATCTTCGGCGCGGGCGCTCTGGCCAGCGGCGGCGGAAGCGGCATCGCCCTGTGCGGAGCGGCCAGTCTGGTGCTGGTGGCTTTGGCGCCTTTTGCCGGGGCCGGGGCGATCAGGGCTGGAAGATAA
- a CDS encoding division/cell wall cluster transcriptional repressor MraZ → MTGKPVIYSGQGFSPKGDKDRFVLPAAFRKTVTESSEGKGLLLVSKHDKWDCLIGYGLSRREGLMGQIDREEEMAARASQPFDRDMRYFQLFDCAEISFDGSGRFIIPAHLRALGGIGDAIYYQGAGPFFTLWSPEVLARQDGPQWASAQAACASLTEGARK, encoded by the coding sequence GTGACTGGCAAGCCGGTCATATACAGTGGTCAGGGCTTCTCGCCGAAGGGTGACAAGGACCGCTTTGTGCTGCCCGCCGCATTCCGCAAGACCGTCACCGAATCGAGCGAGGGCAAGGGCCTGCTGCTGGTCTCCAAGCATGACAAATGGGACTGCCTGATCGGCTATGGCCTGTCGCGCCGCGAAGGGCTGATGGGTCAGATCGACCGCGAGGAAGAAATGGCCGCCCGCGCCAGCCAGCCTTTCGACCGCGACATGCGCTATTTCCAGCTCTTCGACTGCGCGGAAATCAGCTTCGACGGTTCGGGCCGCTTCATCATCCCCGCTCACCTGCGTGCACTGGGCGGGATTGGCGATGCCATCTACTATCAGGGTGCCGGTCCCTTCTTCACCCTGTGGTCGCCCGAAGTGCTCGCCCGTCAGGACGGTCCGCAATGGGCTAGTGCCCAGGCCGCCTGCGCCAGCCTGACCGAGGGGGCGCGCAAATGA
- a CDS encoding UDP-N-acetylmuramoyl-L-alanyl-D-glutamate--2,6-diaminopimelate ligase translates to MKLGALAAQAGLEGFNETGDLGVTGFAPSGPPSGDVNITGFAIDNRKVAPGNVFGAFPGLRVNGEDFIPAAVAAGAVAVVARPEAKVEGAIHIAAAEPRLAFAQLASGFYQPVPETLVAVTGTNGKTSCVEMTRQLWRMAGHPAASIGTLGVTTPQETTYTGLTTPDIVTFLANLAGLAREGVTHVAYEASSHGLSQYRNEGPRVVAGGFTNLSRDHLDYHADMEDYFAAKMRLFTEVVEEGGAAVIWADDEWSDRAMAVARQRGLRLLTVGEKGETLRLVSRTPGLLGQQLVVEHEGVTRTINLPLIGAYQAANALVSAGLALASGIGAAQVFDGLSRLQPVRGRLERAGLNRAGAPAYVDYAHTPDALEAAIAALRPHVHGQLIVVFGAGGDRDEGKRPAMGRIAADHADIAIVTDDNPRGEDPATIRAAILAGMDAPLAEVFEVGDRREAIARGISLAEAGDIVLIAGKGHEQGQIVGRGDAMRVLPFDDVAVAREYAGQVAGAQELK, encoded by the coding sequence ATGAAGCTGGGCGCTCTGGCCGCGCAGGCGGGACTTGAAGGTTTCAACGAAACCGGTGACCTTGGCGTCACCGGTTTTGCCCCTTCCGGCCCCCCTTCCGGCGATGTGAACATCACCGGCTTTGCAATCGATAACCGCAAGGTTGCGCCGGGTAACGTTTTTGGCGCGTTTCCCGGCCTGCGCGTGAATGGTGAGGATTTCATTCCCGCCGCCGTGGCCGCTGGCGCTGTCGCCGTGGTGGCGCGCCCCGAGGCGAAGGTGGAAGGCGCGATCCATATCGCCGCCGCCGAACCGCGTCTGGCCTTCGCCCAGCTGGCCTCTGGCTTCTATCAGCCCGTGCCGGAAACGCTGGTGGCCGTCACCGGCACCAACGGCAAGACCTCCTGCGTGGAGATGACCCGCCAGCTGTGGCGCATGGCGGGCCATCCCGCCGCCAGCATCGGCACTTTGGGCGTCACCACGCCTCAGGAAACGACCTACACCGGGCTGACCACGCCGGACATCGTGACGTTCCTCGCCAATCTGGCCGGGCTGGCGCGTGAGGGCGTGACCCATGTCGCCTATGAGGCCTCCAGCCACGGTCTCTCGCAATATCGCAATGAAGGGCCGCGCGTGGTGGCGGGCGGTTTCACCAACCTGAGCCGCGATCACCTCGATTATCACGCCGATATGGAGGACTATTTCGCCGCCAAGATGCGCCTTTTCACTGAAGTGGTGGAAGAGGGCGGCGCAGCGGTGATCTGGGCCGATGATGAGTGGTCGGACCGCGCGATGGCTGTGGCCAGGCAGCGTGGCCTGCGCCTGCTTACCGTGGGCGAGAAGGGCGAGACCCTGCGCCTTGTCAGCCGCACGCCGGGCCTGCTGGGGCAGCAGCTGGTTGTCGAGCATGAGGGCGTTACCAGGACCATCAACCTGCCCCTGATCGGCGCCTATCAGGCCGCCAATGCGCTGGTCTCCGCCGGGCTGGCGCTGGCCAGCGGCATCGGCGCGGCGCAGGTCTTCGATGGCCTCTCGCGCCTGCAACCGGTGCGTGGCCGCCTGGAGCGCGCCGGGCTCAACCGCGCCGGGGCGCCCGCCTATGTCGATTACGCCCATACGCCCGATGCGCTGGAAGCCGCAATTGCCGCGCTGCGCCCGCATGTGCATGGCCAGCTGATCGTCGTCTTTGGCGCGGGCGGCGACCGCGATGAGGGCAAGCGCCCCGCCATGGGCCGCATCGCCGCTGATCACGCCGACATCGCCATCGTCACCGATGACAACCCGCGCGGGGAAGACCCCGCCACCATCCGCGCCGCCATTCTGGCCGGCATGGACGCGCCTCTGGCCGAGGTGTTTGAGGTGGGTGACCGGCGTGAGGCCATTGCGCGGGGGATATCTCTGGCCGAAGCGGGGGATATCGTCTTGATCGCGGGCAAGGGACATGAGCAAGGCCAGATCGTGGGGCGCGGCGATGCGATGCGCGTGCTGCCTTTCGACGATGTGGCCGTCGCCCGTGAATATGCCGGACAGGTCGCGGGGGCGCAGGAGTTAAAATGA
- a CDS encoding peptidoglycan D,D-transpeptidase FtsI family protein, protein MRYGASATVIGIGQRHNAVISASRVDLVHQRSRALTVARWRTLLVLIGFALIALIAEIRIMHLGLTKTGRADVPSSAYTARRAEIIDRNGMSLARAFPAYALWFNPKALGTGEGGALVRSPKEVAQALVRIFPDEDVDALTKRLSSDEPGYLRRRILPDEANRVHALGEPALEFPRENERYYPQGSMGAHILGFVDNNGHGQVGLEKVYDQRLTDPAQRGTPMQLSIDARVQGALEADLAWGLARAQARSAAGIVMDVDTGEVVALASLPAFNPNAIDAEGAKHTFNLISSQPFELGSVIKPITVAVAIDNGVLRDMATRFPAGGQREVGGHLVHDDANFGASLNIPEALIHSSNIVLAQLGDQIGPQRMMDTFHRLGFGERPHIELPARGAPIWPKPDSHGLWTRVSNTTVAYGHGISITELHLACAYAALVNGGVWRPATLFKLDPGHIPEGRRIWKASTSARIRQLLRAIVSNGTGRSANAAGYRVGGKTGTAERSDAHGYHKDKVVTTFAAAFPMDKPRYVVISTLDEPQRNAATSYQRTAAWNAAPIVGRLIPKIGPLLGVMPDQTRDIDISDIAPLIANGQGE, encoded by the coding sequence ATGCGCTATGGCGCCAGTGCCACGGTGATCGGCATCGGGCAGCGCCATAATGCGGTGATTTCGGCCAGCCGCGTCGATCTGGTGCATCAACGCTCGCGCGCGCTCACGGTGGCGCGCTGGCGCACCCTGCTGGTGCTGATCGGCTTTGCGCTGATCGCGCTGATCGCGGAAATCCGTATTATGCATCTGGGGCTGACCAAGACCGGTCGCGCCGATGTGCCGAGCAGTGCCTACACCGCGCGCCGCGCCGAGATTATCGACCGCAACGGCATGTCTTTGGCCCGCGCTTTCCCCGCCTATGCCCTGTGGTTCAACCCCAAGGCGCTGGGCACGGGTGAGGGCGGTGCGCTGGTGCGCAGCCCCAAGGAAGTGGCGCAGGCGCTGGTCCGCATCTTCCCCGATGAGGATGTCGATGCGCTGACCAAGCGGCTCTCCAGCGATGAGCCGGGCTATCTGCGCCGCCGCATCCTGCCGGACGAGGCCAACCGCGTTCACGCGCTGGGTGAGCCCGCGCTGGAATTCCCGCGCGAGAATGAGCGTTACTATCCGCAAGGATCGATGGGCGCGCATATCCTCGGCTTTGTCGACAACAACGGGCACGGGCAGGTCGGCCTCGAAAAGGTCTATGACCAGCGCCTGACCGATCCGGCGCAGCGCGGCACGCCGATGCAGCTCTCCATCGATGCGCGCGTGCAGGGCGCTCTGGAAGCCGACCTCGCCTGGGGTCTGGCGCGCGCTCAGGCGCGCAGCGCGGCGGGCATCGTGATGGATGTGGACACCGGCGAGGTGGTGGCTCTGGCCTCGCTGCCCGCCTTCAATCCCAATGCCATCGATGCCGAGGGTGCCAAGCACACCTTCAACCTGATCTCCAGCCAGCCCTTCGAGCTGGGCAGCGTCATCAAGCCGATCACCGTGGCTGTGGCCATCGACAATGGCGTGCTGCGCGATATGGCCACGCGCTTCCCGGCGGGCGGCCAGCGCGAGGTGGGCGGCCACCTTGTGCATGATGACGCGAATTTTGGCGCCTCGCTGAACATTCCCGAGGCGCTGATCCATTCCTCGAACATCGTGCTGGCGCAGCTGGGCGACCAGATCGGCCCGCAGCGCATGATGGACACCTTCCATCGCCTTGGCTTTGGCGAGCGTCCGCATATCGAGCTGCCCGCGCGTGGCGCCCCCATCTGGCCCAAGCCGGATTCGCATGGTCTGTGGACGCGGGTCAGCAACACCACCGTGGCCTATGGCCATGGCATCTCGATCACCGAGTTGCATCTGGCCTGTGCCTATGCCGCGCTGGTCAATGGCGGCGTGTGGCGCCCGGCCACGCTGTTCAAGCTGGACCCGGGCCATATCCCCGAAGGCCGCCGCATCTGGAAGGCCAGCACCAGCGCGCGCATCCGCCAGCTGCTGCGCGCCATCGTCTCGAACGGCACGGGCCGCAGCGCCAATGCGGCGGGCTACCGCGTGGGCGGCAAGACCGGCACCGCCGAGCGTTCGGACGCCCATGGCTATCACAAGGACAAGGTGGTCACGACCTTCGCCGCGGCCTTCCCGATGGACAAGCCGCGCTATGTGGTGATCTCCACGCTGGACGAGCCGCAGCGCAATGCCGCCACCTCCTACCAGCGGACTGCCGCATGGAATGCCGCACCCATCGTAGGGCGCTTGATTCCCAAGATCGGACCCTTGTTGGGCGTGATGCCTGATCAGACCCGCGATATCGACATTTCCGATATTGCCCCGTTGATTGCGAATGGACAAGGCGAATGA